One window of Bactrocera tryoni isolate S06 chromosome 2, CSIRO_BtryS06_freeze2, whole genome shotgun sequence genomic DNA carries:
- the LOC120768466 gene encoding zinc finger protein 567-like: MGDLLHKINSEHIGNMAEEDFFLKEWKNWCRLCARADAEYINMISGQWKMPMPAINAYSSSNIVPVIEDFFRIQIEEDDKFSKLICAECYQVVTSLINFRDRVKRVQEMYSDLQSHHHLNKLSQKSLYEKYNITENEPFLTTNSNKLPVEEIFVADLPITNVTESTEIEVKSEKKSDEVTAEILLTGFEKDDEFADPIGDINDSLGILDYAIAEEDELSTDSEQSERKFDVLNSDSENSEDRTEKNVKIHNQDLEYNYSCKRCKCSQGFQRLKNYITHMKQKHGEINCPQCADSFKNAIKLKLHMKTHPKAFSCTLCDKKFETKTRLAKHISCAHEDEQPLICEVCGLILRSRKQLREHMLQHTDYSPFECKICGTSFKIKSRLKRHMQIHGDKYICPECGKQLSTRATLKSHLLVHSDKMSHKCDYCGRLFKRANTLKNHLIAHTDLRPYACDFCDKRFSTGPSCRFHKKTMHPKELAELEASGAKTYTKNIPTLHVLKAVSRTGENFKPLASKQNGCVHFDKEIQAKTVVANSTLTTNAASEK; the protein is encoded by the exons ATGGGGGATTTACTACATAAAATTAATAGTGAACATATTGGAAACATGGCAGAAGAAGACTTTTTTCTCAAAGAATGGAAAAATTGGTGTCGTCTTTGTGCGCGTGCTGACGCCGAATATATTAATATGATATCCGGACAATGGAAAATGCCTATGCCAGCAATTAATGCTTATAGCAGCAGTAATATTGTTCCAGTTATAgaggatttttttcgaattcAA ATTGAAGAAGATGATAAGTTTTCAAAACTGATATGCGCAGAATGTTATCAAGTAGTTACTTCCTTAATAAATTTTAGGGATCGGGTGAAGAGAGTTCAAGAAATGTATAGTGATCTACAAAGCCACCATCACTTAAACAAGTTGAGTCAGAAATCATTGTACGAGAAATACAACATAACTGAAAATGAACCATTTCTGACAACAAATAGCAATAAACTGCCtgttgaagaaattttcgttgCTGATTTACCAATTACAAATGTAACAGAGTCAACAGAAATTGAAGTGAAAAGTGAAAAGAAATCTGATGAAGTTACAGCTGAAATCCTGTTAACAGGCTTTGAAAAGGATGATGAGTTTGCCGACCCAATCGGAGATATAAATGATAGCTTAGGCATTCTAGATTATGCCATAGCTGAAGAAGATGAGCTCAGTACTGATAGTGAACaaagtgaaagaaaatttgATGTTTTAAATAGTGATTCAGAAAATAGTGAAGACAGAACTGAGAAAAACGTAAAAATACATAATCAAGACTTGGAATATAATTACTCGTGTAAAAGGTGCAAGTGCTCACAAGGTTTCCAACGCCTTAAGAACTATATCACTcatatgaaacaaaaacatGGTGAAATTAATTGCCCACAATGCGCTGATTCATTTAAAAATGCCATTAAACTAAAACTACATATGAAAACTCATCCAAAAGCTTTTTCATGTACACTTTGCGACAAgaagtttgaaacaaaaaccAGATTAGCAAAACATATCAGTTGTGCACACGAAGATGAACAACCACTGATTTGTGAAGTGTGTGGTCTTATTTTGCGCTCTAGAAAGCAACTCAGAGAGCACATGCTGCAACACACCGACTATTCACCATTTGAATGTAAAATTTGTGGCAccagttttaaaataaaaagccgACTGAAG AGACACATGCAAATACATGGAGACAAGTACATATGCCCGGAATGTGGTAAACAATTGAGTACGCGTGCTACACTCAAAAGTCATTTGCTTGTACATTCCGATAAGATGTCGCATAAATGCGATTATTGTGGACGACTCTTTAAGCGCGCCAACACACTTAAGAACCATTTAATTGCCCATACCGACCTTAGGCCATACGCCTGCGATTTTTGTGATAAAAGATTCTCAACAGGGCCAAGTTgtagatttcataaaaaaactatGCATCCGAAAGAATTGGCTGAATTGGAGGCATCCGGAGCTAAAACATATACCAAAAACATACCCACTTTACATGTTCTGAAAGCAGT TTCGCGAACTGGTGAGAATTTCAAGCCACTGGCATCAAAACAAAACGGTTGCGTGCATTTCGACAAGGAAATACAAGCTAAAACTGTGGTTGCGAATTCAACGCTTACTACGAATGCTGCAAgcgaaaagtaa
- the LOC120768468 gene encoding zinc finger protein weckle-like isoform X2: MSSVLLSETEKFSTDRNYDAKWKTWCRLCANDDVHGINLLSGQCSQDLNSELHDINMVHSIGELFQIHLQEDEKLSQIICLECWKFVKSIIKFSERVNKVQQLYAELYNCTDKTTLDLGLLLDKYGIFKSETLITQQGNELPVEEIFVAELTVTSEVGTNIKNECIKVTEKLDTIVQETKDEFNDPIGDEEGTLDQMSCTSSMSDDISSNEDNDDTGSSDCEIKSYKKESTLKLHMVNHRKLFSCPQCDQKFERKGSLGNHIRNDHKFARTLVCEECGEALRTKKQLKQHMLTHTDYTPFVCKECGKSFKEKYRLKRHLETHGDKLICTECGKQLSCRATLRSHMLVHSDKMPHKCDYCGRAFKRAKTLKYHLIAHTGLRPYSCDFCDKTFSTGSSCRLHKKTLHKVELAALEASGAKAYTKNVPNLDALRAVARTGENLMPLASKQNGYGGLKNT; this comes from the exons ATGTCGAGTGTTCTTTTATCTGAAACTGAAAAGTTTTCTACAGATCGTAATTATGATGCTAAATGGAAAACTTGGTGCCGGCTCTGTGCTAATGATGATGTACACGGTATTAATCTTCTTTCGGGGCAGTGCTCACAAGACCTGAATAGTGAGTTGCATGATATTAACATGGTTCATTCAATAGGGGAGTTATTTCAAATACAT cTTCAAGAagatgaaaaactttcacaaataaTTTGCTTAGAGTGCtggaaatttgtaaaaagtataattaaattCAGCGAACGCGTAAACAAAGTCCAACAATTGTACGCTGAATTATACAATTGTACAGATAAAACCACACTCGATTTGGGTTTGTTGTTAGATAAATATGgtatttttaaaagtgaaaCACTAATAACGCAACAAGGAAACGAACTGCCggttgaagaaatttttgttgCCGAATTAACAGTTACGTCTGAAGTTGGcactaatataaaaaatgagtgTATAAAAGTGACAGAAAAGTTGGATACAATAGTTCAAGAGACAAAAGATGAATTTAATGACCCTATAGGCGATGAAGAAGGAACCTTAGACCAAATGTCTTGTACTTCATCTATGTCCGATGACATTAGCAGCAATGAAGATAATGATGATACAGGATCATCCGATTGTGAAATAAAGTCATACAAAAAAG AATCTACGCTCAAGTTGCATATGgtaaatcatcgaaaattgttcAGTTGCCCACAATGTGATCAAAAATTTGAAAGGAAGGGGTCGCTTGGTAATCATATAAGGAATGATCATAAATTTGCCAGGACATTGGTCTGTGAAGAATGTGGTGAAGCATTACGTACAAAAAAACAACTGAAGCAACATATGTTGACCCATACAGACTATACACCATTTGTCTGTAAGGAATGCGGAAAGAGTTTCAAGGAGAAATACAGATTAAAG CGCCACTTGGAAACACATGGTGATAAACTCATCTGCACTGAATGTGGAAAACAACTAAGTTGCCGCGCAACACTCAGAAGTCATATGTTAGTACATTCCGATAAGATGCCACACAAATGTGACTATTGTGGACGTGCATTTAAGCGAGCCAAAACGCTTAAATATCATTTAATAGCTCATACTGGACTCAGACCGTATTCTTGCGACTTTTGCGACAAAACATTTTCAACTGGCTCCAGTTGCCGTTTACATAAAAAGACTTTGCATAAAGTTGAATTGGCGGCCTTAGAAGCATCTGGGGCAAAGGCCTATACAAAAAATGTACCAAATTTGGATGCATTAAGAGCTGT agcGCGTACTGGTGAAAATTTGATGCCGTTGGCATCAAAACAAAATGGTTATGGAGGTTTAAAAAATACCTAA
- the LOC120768467 gene encoding zinc finger protein weckle-like has product MSETDLDKRDTCTNYQLIAEWKSWCRLCAKPNASYINALSGQCVPNMSSFNVYNLNNIVSVIAEFFQVHIKEDEKLTPLICTDCYNVVKSFVDFSENITKVQKFYDELLHSDNTMKIDLSALYEKHGLFKEESFTPQTSIELPVEEIFIADSRTASTVHKSKFQIKNEKISVALSPEVLIKEVEKEEDLQDPFAEEKILAIVGNSVATTRKSNYVDNDDYDMQMDSSDEDERKTDNRLNSEDIETDDSEEVVKESKYTCNICSQRFQRSGNYAAHMIKKHEKIICPHCPGSFDSESNLKSHMKEHRELYPCKQCDRKFQRKEYVAQHVKCVHNDERPFICEACGDALRSKGQLKEHMLTHTDYSPFECKECGKCFKQKQRLKRHMQIHGDKLICNECGKQLSCRATYNSHMLVHSDKMQHKCDYCGRAFKRAKTLKSHLILHSGLKPYSCEFCDRTFTNGSNRRTHMKRTHPSELAELEASGEKMYTKNIPELAVLKSVIRKAENLIPVVSKQSGNFAFGKKTSSKPVNTADTKNSESMK; this is encoded by the exons atgtcagaaacCGATTTAGACAAAAGAGATACCTGTACAAATTATCAGTTAATTGCTGAATGGAAAAGTTGGTGTCGCCTATGTGCTAAACCCAATGCAAGTTATATCAATGCCCTATCTGGGCAATGTGTGCCAAACATGTCCAGttttaatgtttacaatttaaaCAACATAGTCTCCGTAATAGCCGAATTTTTCCAAGTACAT ATTAAAGAAGACGAGAAACTTACACCGCTAATTTGTACAGATTGTTACAACGTAGTCAAATCCTTCGTTGATTTTAGTGAGAATAttacaaaagtacaaaaattttacGATGAACTACTGCATAGCGATAATACAATGAAAATAGACTTATCAGCTTTGTATGAGAAACATGGTCTATTTAAGGAAGAATCATTTACACCACAAACCAGCATTGAACTACCCGtggaagaaatttttattgccgATTCACGTACCGCAAGCACAGTacataaatcgaaatttcagataaaaaacgaaaaaatatcaGTGGCATTATCGCCTGAAGTACTTATTAAAGAAgtcgaaaaagaagaagatctTCAAGACCCTTTTGCCGAAGAAAAAATACTTGCCATAGTTGGAAATAGtgtagcaacaacaagaaagaGCAATTATGTCGACAATGATGACTATGACATGCAAATGGATTCTTCGGACGAAGATGAGAGAAAAACGGACAATAGATTGAATAGTGAGGATATTGAAACGGATGATTCTGAAGAAGTGGTAAAAGAGAGTAAATACACTTGTAATATTTGTTCACAACGTTTTCAACGTAGCGGAAATTATGCTGCACATATGATTaagaaacatgaaaaaattatatgcccACATTGCCCTGGCTCATTTGATAGTGAATCGAATTTAAAGAGTCATATGAAAGAACATCGAGAGTTATACCCGTGTAAACAATGCGATCGCAAATTTCAGCGGAAAGAATACGTAGCCCAACACGTTAAATGTGTACACAACGATGAGCGCCCATTTATTTGTGAAGCATGCGGTGATGCTTTACGCTCAAAAGGACAACTTAAAGAACACATGTTAACGCACACAGACTACTCTCCCTTCGAATGCAAGGAGTGCGGGAAATGTTTCAAACAGAAACAACGTTTAAAG AGACACATGCAAATACATGGAGATAAACTTATTTGCAATGAATGTGGGAAACAGCTAAGTTGCCGGGCCACATACAATAGCCATATGTTAGTCCATTCCGACAAAATGCAACACAAATGTGACTATTGCGGCAGAGCTTTCAAGCGTGCCAAAACACTGAAAAGCCATTTAATACTTCACAGTGGATTAAAACCATATTCGTGCGAATTCTGTGATAGGACGTTTACAAATGGGTCAAATCGACGTACACATATGAAAAGAACACATCCAAGTGAATTAGCTGAGTTAGAAGCTTCAGGAGAAAAAatgtataccaaaaatataccaGAACTAGCCGTGCTGAAATCTGT tATACGGAAAGCGGAGAACCTTATACCTGTTGTCTCAAAACAAAGTGGAAATTTTGCTTTCGGCAAAAAAACAAGCTCCAAACCAGTAAATACTGCGGACACCAAGAATTCCGAATCAATGAAATAA
- the LOC120768463 gene encoding zinc finger protein weckle-like, which translates to MNNYRPQNYRVHSIQSTDICGHSILSSLSEKHLFLFVYENMNVVHELRADEKLNTNIDKIAPWHFWCRLCAKQDIQNISVFFKDEHMVTSTGNGEENNLGLNIAITKYFCVQIKMNDELPDRLCTECFSLVTSLVNFNERVIKVQEMYEALQSLSDITEMDYQTLRLKFGVPIDDRPHEFLCRTVGEVHLHEEKPKINEFVEKSFMEEAVIDISPKVCNKVIEIKEENSIELTPPADEDVYDFENEDACDEDPFGSDSDMKSDENSSSSESSVNNSRKKRIKEKHDTEIDETNINYIKKRKIKKNDDFKQAEESGDGECNEIYTCKVCAQTFKRISNYRTHMERKHGQLAVVPKFTCTDCPFTCNTQAQLNHHAVKHLPLTKRRIVPCPHCDHKFPTKTYVAQHIKYVHMNERSFICEECGEAVRSKGQLKQHMLTHTDYAPFECEVCKKGFKNQVRLKKHMETHNPNKHICAECGLQLNSKATLNRHLLVHSDVMQHKCDFCGRAFKRAKALKNHLILHTGLKPYSCDFCDRTFANGSNCRTHKRKAHPEELAALEASGEKAYTKNIPKLAVLKSVTRAADNLAPVVSKQSGNFAFGKKPKLPPDSVGTISKKQAKTLKQTIATPTIPASIASGNNNANHGILSDFETNNQRLDDEHNSLGRNIPTIDNIYNHLMKQTATNSGCAMNSTSILNPMHMELKRSHSEDSSPANNSCVAIDITNVIAQQQTPLNQQILVPVQDAAVQNFCTAFIKQHQMGKQQQHIAALQQHHDEISIHSPASHISHHTEELSTASASAAEANKFYSHIRQHTPDSYL; encoded by the exons atgaacaATTATCGTCCACAAAACTATCGAGTGCATTCTATACAATCGACAGATATCTGCGGACACTCAATTTTATCTTCCCTATCCGAAAAACATCTGTTCTTATTCG tgtatgaaaatatgaatgTAGTGCACGAATTAAGAGCTGATGAAAAGCTCAATACCAATATTGATAAAATTGCGCCTTGGCATTTTTGGTGTCGCTTATGTGCAAAGCAAGATATTCAAAACATTAGTGTTTTTTTCAAAGATGAACATATGGTTACTTCTACAGGCAATGGAGAGGAAAACAATCTCGGTCTTAATATTGCTATTACGAAATACTTTTGTGTGCAA ATAAAAATGAATGATGAACTGCCAGACCGATTGTGTACTGAGTGCTTTTCTTTAGTAACGTCTTTGGTTAACTTCAATGAACGGGTGATAAAAGTGCAAGAAATGTATGAAGCCCTTCAAAGTCTTAGTGACATTACAGAAATGGATTACCAAACGTTACGTTTGAAGTTTGGTGTGCCAATTGATGATCGACCACATGAGTTTCTATGCCGTACAGTAGGGGAGGTACACTTACAtgaagaaaaaccaaaaataaatgaatttgttgaaaaaagttttatggaagaAGCTGTGATAGATATTTCACCAAAAGTGTGTAACAAAGTTATTGAAATAAAGGAAGAAAATTCAATTGAGTTAACACCGCCGGCAGATGAAGATGTATACGATTTTGAAAATGAAGACGCTTGTGACGAAGACCCCTTTGGCAGTGATAGTGATATGAAAAGCGATGAAAATTCTAGTTCTAGTGAAAGTTCTGTGAATAACTCACGAAAAAAAcgtataaaagaaaaacatgaCACGGAAATAGatgaaacaaatattaattatattaaaaaacgaaaaattaaaaaaaatgatgatTTTAAGCAAGCAGAAGAGAGCGGCGATGGTGAATgtaatgaaatatatacatgcaaAGTATGCGCGCAGACATTTAAAAGAATCTCCAATTATCGCACACATATGGAACGCAAACATGGGCAACTTGCGGTCGTACCCAAATTCACATGTACCGATTGTCCATTTACATGCAACACCCAAGCACAACTAAATCATCATGCCGTCAAACATTTGCCGCTTACAAAGCGACGCATTGTGCCCTGCCCTCATTGTGACCATAAATTCCCTACTAAGACCTATGTGGCCCAGCATATAAAGTATGTGCATATGAACGAACGCTCCTTTATTTGTGAGGAATGCGGCGAAGCTGTGCGCTCAAAGGGACAACTTAAACAACATATGCTCACACATACAGATTATGCACCATTTGAATGTGAAGTGTGTAAAAAAGGCTTTAAAAATCAAGTGCGACTTAAA AAACACATGGAAACCCATAATCCAAATAAGCACATTTGTGCCGAATGTGGTTTGCAATTAAACTCCAAAGCTACATTGAACCGTCATTTGTTGGTGCATTCCGACGTCATGCAacataaatgtgatttttgtgGACGAGCTTTTAAGCGcgcaaaagcattaaaaaatcaCCTTATTCTGCATACAGGTCTCAAACCCTATTCGTGCGACTTTTGTGATAGAACATTTGCCAATGGTTCTAATTGTCGTacacataaaagaaaagcacatcCCGAAGAGTTAGCCGCATTAGAAGCCTCTGGAGAAAAAGCATATACTAAAAATATACCGAAATTAGCAGTACTGAAGTCTGT CACACGTGCGGCTGATAATCTAGCGCCCGTTGTTTCTAAACAAAGTGGAAATTTCGCTTTCGGCAAAAAACCCAAACTGCCACCGGACAGCGTGGGCACTATTAGTAAAAAACAAGCTAAAACGCTCAAACAAACCATCGCAACGCCAACGATTCCTGCATCTATCGCGTCTGGCAACAATAATGCCAATCATGGAATACTTTCCGACTTTGAAACGAATAACCAGCGTTTGGACGATGAACATAACTCGCTTGGCAGAAATATACCCACAATCGATAATATATACAATCATCTAATGAAGCAAACTGCCACCAACAGTGGTTGTGCTATGAACTCTACCTCCATACTGAATCCCATGCATATGGAACTTAAACGCTCACACAGTGAAGACTCATCACCTGCTAACAACAGTTGTGTAGCTATTGATATAACAAATGTTATTGCGCAGCAGCAAACGCCGCTTAATCAGCAAATATTAGTGCCGGTACAAGATGCTGCAGTCCAAAATTTTTGTACAGCATTTATAAAGCAACATCAAATgggtaaacaacaacaacacatagcTGCATTACAACAACATCATGACGAAATATCCATACATAGTCCGGCGAGTCATATTTCTCATCACACCGAAGAGCTCTCAACAGCATCAGCAAGCGCAGcggaagcaaataaattttatagccACATAAGACAACATACTCCAGATAGTTATCTTTAG
- the LOC120768468 gene encoding zinc finger protein weckle-like isoform X1 — protein sequence MSSVLLSETEKFSTDRNYDAKWKTWCRLCANDDVHGINLLSGQCSQDLNSELHDINMVHSIGELFQIHLQEDEKLSQIICLECWKFVKSIIKFSERVNKVQQLYAELYNCTDKTTLDLGLLLDKYGIFKSETLITQQGNELPVEEIFVAELTVTSEVGTNIKNECIKVTEKLDTIVQETKDEFNDPIGDEEGTLDQMSCTSSMSDDISSNEDNDDTGSSDCEIKSYKKGDIHENISKELEHLCSICSQSFQRRSIYSRHMKKKHGVIVCPQCPTSFKTESTLKLHMVNHRKLFSCPQCDQKFERKGSLGNHIRNDHKFARTLVCEECGEALRTKKQLKQHMLTHTDYTPFVCKECGKSFKEKYRLKRHLETHGDKLICTECGKQLSCRATLRSHMLVHSDKMPHKCDYCGRAFKRAKTLKYHLIAHTGLRPYSCDFCDKTFSTGSSCRLHKKTLHKVELAALEASGAKAYTKNVPNLDALRAVARTGENLMPLASKQNGYGGLKNT from the exons ATGTCGAGTGTTCTTTTATCTGAAACTGAAAAGTTTTCTACAGATCGTAATTATGATGCTAAATGGAAAACTTGGTGCCGGCTCTGTGCTAATGATGATGTACACGGTATTAATCTTCTTTCGGGGCAGTGCTCACAAGACCTGAATAGTGAGTTGCATGATATTAACATGGTTCATTCAATAGGGGAGTTATTTCAAATACAT cTTCAAGAagatgaaaaactttcacaaataaTTTGCTTAGAGTGCtggaaatttgtaaaaagtataattaaattCAGCGAACGCGTAAACAAAGTCCAACAATTGTACGCTGAATTATACAATTGTACAGATAAAACCACACTCGATTTGGGTTTGTTGTTAGATAAATATGgtatttttaaaagtgaaaCACTAATAACGCAACAAGGAAACGAACTGCCggttgaagaaatttttgttgCCGAATTAACAGTTACGTCTGAAGTTGGcactaatataaaaaatgagtgTATAAAAGTGACAGAAAAGTTGGATACAATAGTTCAAGAGACAAAAGATGAATTTAATGACCCTATAGGCGATGAAGAAGGAACCTTAGACCAAATGTCTTGTACTTCATCTATGTCCGATGACATTAGCAGCAATGAAGATAATGATGATACAGGATCATCCGATTGTGAAATAAAGTCATACAAAAAAGGTGacattcatgaaaatatctcaaaagAATTAGAACACCTGTGCAGCATTTGCTCACAAAGCTTTCAACGTCGTAGCATTTATTCTAGACACATGAAGAAAAAACATGGCGTAATCGTTTGTCCACAATGTCCTACTTCATTCAAAACAGAATCTACGCTCAAGTTGCATATGgtaaatcatcgaaaattgttcAGTTGCCCACAATGTGATCAAAAATTTGAAAGGAAGGGGTCGCTTGGTAATCATATAAGGAATGATCATAAATTTGCCAGGACATTGGTCTGTGAAGAATGTGGTGAAGCATTACGTACAAAAAAACAACTGAAGCAACATATGTTGACCCATACAGACTATACACCATTTGTCTGTAAGGAATGCGGAAAGAGTTTCAAGGAGAAATACAGATTAAAG CGCCACTTGGAAACACATGGTGATAAACTCATCTGCACTGAATGTGGAAAACAACTAAGTTGCCGCGCAACACTCAGAAGTCATATGTTAGTACATTCCGATAAGATGCCACACAAATGTGACTATTGTGGACGTGCATTTAAGCGAGCCAAAACGCTTAAATATCATTTAATAGCTCATACTGGACTCAGACCGTATTCTTGCGACTTTTGCGACAAAACATTTTCAACTGGCTCCAGTTGCCGTTTACATAAAAAGACTTTGCATAAAGTTGAATTGGCGGCCTTAGAAGCATCTGGGGCAAAGGCCTATACAAAAAATGTACCAAATTTGGATGCATTAAGAGCTGT agcGCGTACTGGTGAAAATTTGATGCCGTTGGCATCAAAACAAAATGGTTATGGAGGTTTAAAAAATACCTAA
- the LOC120768464 gene encoding zinc finger protein weckle-like: MNVVHELRADEKLNTNIDKIAPWHFWCRLCAKQDVHKHMVTSAGNGEENNLGLNIAITKYFCVQIKMNDELPDRLCTECFSLVTSLVNFNERVIKVQEMYEALQSLSDNTETDYQTLRLKFGLPIDDRPHDFLYRTLEVHLHEEKPKINEFVEKNFMEEAVIDILPKECNKVIEIKKENSIELTPSADEDPFGSDSDMKSDENSSSSESSVNNSRKKRINKKHDTEIDETNINYIKKQKIETNHDFKQAEESGDGECNEIYTCKVCAQTFKRISNYRTHMERKHAQLAVVPKFTCTDCPFTCNTQAQLNHHAIKHVPCPHCDQKFPTKTIVAKHIKYVHKNESSFICEECGEAVRSEGHLKQHMRTHTDNAPFECEVCKRGFKNQGRLKKHMKTHNLNKHICTECGLQLNSKTTFNRHLLVHSDVMQHKCDFCGRAFKRAEALRNHLILHIGLKPYSCDFCDRTFANSANCRTHKRKAHPEELVALEASGAKAYTKDIPKLAVLKSLTRTADNLAPVVSKQSGNFAFGKKPKLPPDSMGTVSKKQAKTLKQTIATPTIPASIAPGNNNANHGILSDLETNNQRLYDEHNSLGRNIPTIDNIYNHLMKQTATNSGCAMNSTSILNPMHTQLKRSHSEVSSPANNSCVAIDKTNVNAQQQTPLNQQYYYVQHL; the protein is encoded by the exons ATGAATGTAGTGCACGAATTAAGAGCTGATGAAAAGCTTAATACCAATATTGATAAAATTGCGCCTTGGCATTTTTGGTGTCGCTTATGTGCAAAGCAAGATGTACATAAACATATGGTTACTTCTGCAGGCAATGGAGAGGAAAACAATCTCGGTCTTAATATTGCTATTACGAAATACTTTTGTGTGCAA ATAAAAATGAATGATGAACTGCCAGACCGATTGTGTACTGAGTGCTTTTCTTTAGTAACGTCTTTGGTGAACTTTAATGAACGGGTGATAAAAGTGCAAGAAATGTATGAAGCCCTTCAAAGCCTTAGTGACAATACAGAAACAGACTACCAAACGTTACGTTTGAAGTTTGGTCTGCCAATTGATGATCGACCACATGATTTTCTGTATCGTACACTAGAGGTACACTTACAtgaagaaaaaccaaaaatcaatgaatttgtcgaaaaaaattttatggaagaagcTGTGATAGATATTTTACCAAAGGAGTGTAACAAAGTTattgaaataaagaaagaaaattcaATTGAGTTAACACCGTCGGCGGACGAAGACCCTTTTGGCAGTGACAGTGATATGAAAAGCGATGAAAATTCAAGTTCTAGTGAAAGTTCAGTGAATAACTCACGAAAGAAacgtataaataaaaaacatgacACTGAAATAGatgaaacaaatattaattatattaaaaagcaaaaaattgaaacaaatcaTGATTTTAAGCAAGCAGAAGAGAGCGGCGATGGTGAATgtaatgaaatatatacatgcaaAGTATGCGCGCAGACATTTAAAAGAATCTCCAATTATCGCACACATATGGAACGCAAACATGCGCAACTTGCGGTCGTGCCCAAATTCACATGTACCGATTGTCCATTTACATGCAACACCCAAGCACAACTAAATCATCATGCCATTAAACATGTGCCCTGCCCTCATTGTGACCAAAAATTCCCTACTAAGACAATTGTGGCAAAGCACATAAAGTATGTGCATAAGAACGAAAGCTCCTTTATTTGTGAGGAGTGCGGCGAAGCTGTGCGCTCAGAGGGACACCTTAAACAACATATGCGAACACATACAGATAATGCGCCGTTTGAATGTGAAGTGTGTAAAAGAGGCTTTAAAAATCAAGGGCGACTTAAA AAACACATGAAAACCCATAATCTAAATAAGCACATTTGTACCGAATGTGGTTTACAATTAAACTCGAAAACTACATTCAACCGTCATTTGTTGGTTCATTCCGACGTCATGCAACATAAGTGTGACTTTTGTGGACGGGCATTTAAGCGTGCAGAGGCACTAAGAAATCACCTTATTCTGCATATAGGTCTCAAACCCTATTCGTGCGACTTTTGTGATAGAACATTTGCCAATAGTGCTAATTGTCGGACGCATAAAAGAAAAGCGCATCCTGAAGAGTTAGTCGCATTAGAAGCCTCTGGAGCAAAAGCATATACTAAAGATATACCGAAATTAGCAGTACTGAAGTCTCT CACACGTACGGCTGATAATCTTGCGCCCGTTGTTTCAAAACAAAGTGGAAATTTCGCTTTCGGCAAGAAACCCAAACTGCCACCAGACAGCATGGGCACTGTTAGTAAAAAACAAGCTAAAACGCTCAAACAAACCATCGCAACGCCAACGATTCCTGCATCTATCGCGCCTGGCAACAATAATGCCAATCATGGAATACTTTCCGACCTTGAAACGAATAACCAGCGTTTGTACGATGAACATAACTCGCTTGGCAGAAATATACCCACAATCGATAATATATACAATCATCTAATGAAGCAAACTGCCACCAACAGTGGTTGTGCTATGAACTCTACCTCCATACTGAATCCCATGCATACGCAACTTAAACGTTCACACAGCGAAGTCTCATCACCTGCTAACAACAGTTGTGTAGCTATTGACAAAACGAATGTCAATGCCCAGCAGCAAACGCCGCTTAATCAGCAATATTATTATGTACAGCATTTATAA